The sequence CCAGGGCGGTTTCGGGCTCCATGCCGGTGACCAGGCCGTATATAAGGCCGGCGGCAAAGGAATCCCCGCCCCCTACCCGGTCCACCAGGTGGATCTGGTACCGGCGGGAGAAGTGAGCGGTGCTCCCGTCGTACAGCATGGCAGACCAGCCGTTGTCGGAGGCGGACAAGCTTTCCCTGAGGGTGACGGCCACATATTTGAAACCGAAGCGCTCTTTCAGCTGCCGGGCCACATCCTCATAGGCGGCATGATTGATTTCGCCCTTCTGCACATCTGTGTTCTTGGCTTTGATGCCGAACACTTTTTCCGCATCCTCTTCATTGCCGATGCAAACGTCCACGTAAGGCATGAGCATGCTCATGGTGGCATTCGCCTCTTCCGGGGTCCAGAGCTTCCGGCGGTAATTGAGGTCCGCCGAAACCGTCAGTCCTATCTCTTTGGCGGCTTGACAGGCTTCCAGTATGATGGTCCTGCTCTTGGCACTGAGGGCCGGGGTGATGCCGGTGAAATGGAACCAGCCGGCGCCGGCGAAGATTTCCCGCCAGTTAAAATCACCCGGTTCAGCTTCCGCGATGGATGAATGGGCCCGGTCGTAAATCACTTTCGAGGGGCGCTGGGCGGCCCCGGTCTCCAGAAAGTAAATACCCAGGCGGCTGCCACCGCGGGCGATGAAGCGGGTATCCACCCCGTACCGGCGCAAACTATTGACAGCACATTGACCGATTTC is a genomic window of Clostridia bacterium containing:
- a CDS encoding sugar kinase, encoding MARVVTFGEIMLRLSTPGHQRFVQADRFDACYGGGEANVAVALANFGLEAAFVTKVPEHEIGQCAVNSLRRYGVDTRFIARGGSRLGIYFLETGAAQRPSKVIYDRAHSSIAEAEPGDFNWREIFAGAGWFHFTGITPALSAKSRTIILEACQAAKEIGLTVSADLNYRRKLWTPEEANATMSMLMPYVDVCIGNEEDAEKVFGIKAKNTDVQKGEINHAAYEDVARQLKERFGFKYVAVTLRESLSASDNGWSAMLYDGSTAHFSRRYQIHLVDRVGGGDSFAAGLIYGLVTGMEPETALEFAVAASALKQTIPGDFNLVSQKEVEALMKGDASGRVQR